From Nicotiana tabacum cultivar K326 chromosome 20, ASM71507v2, whole genome shotgun sequence, one genomic window encodes:
- the LOC107786656 gene encoding uncharacterized protein LOC107786656 — translation MAVKGNDLAPHKIKSVLLKKFGETPTRGALMQYSLLAEHSIDYFEILANSFIKSHVGARKVQAQKDDIFRIAQGESELLREFITRFQKERILLPVVLDECAAEALTKGLNPRSSDAFRKLKESLLEFQAMTWADVYNQYKSKIRIEDDQVGFPSSTKGQDKNREKSKDDYDSDKRTLKGQILLYEWTEDCGIGFRPADKFIVDRKTDRGRNNRSLQDKEVSGSWDPSYPKLSKYKFNVSMVELVSALRNIKEARFLRYNVEPSKAGEELPCQMINMIFGGNEINRVTFSVAKKMKVSITTSKRLQEDDITFNEDDADGLLLLDFWPVFLLSPVGQNVEHVDRLQAL, via the exons ATGGcggtaaaaggaaatgatttagctcctcacaAAATTAAATCTGTGTTGTtaaagaaattcggagagacTCCCACGAGGGGAGCTTTGATGCAGTATTCGTTGTTagccgagcattccatagattatTTTGAAATTCTTGCAAACTCTTTCATTAAGTCCCATGTCGGGGCCAGAAAGGTACAAGCCCAAAAGGACGATATATTCAGGATTGCACAGGGAGAGTCCGAGTTACTGCGAGAATTCATTACTcgattccaaaaggaaagaatattGCTCCCGGTTGTCCTAGATGAATGTGCAGCTGAAGCACTCACCAAAGGactgaatccgagaagttcagaCGCCTTCcgaaaattgaaggaaagcctTCTTGAGTTTCAAGCAATGACTTGGGCGGATGTCTACAACCAGTACAAGTCcaaaataaggatcgaagatgatcaggTTGGTTTTCCGTCATCAACCAAAGGACAAGATAAgaatagagaaaaatcaaaagatgattaCGACTCGGACAAACGGACTTTGAAGGGCCAAATTTTGCTCTACGAATGGACCGAAGATTGTGGCATAGGCTTCCGGCCAGCAGACAAGTTCATCGTTGATAGAAAAACTGATCGTGGCCGGAACAACAGATCACTACAGGATAAAGAAGTGTCAGGGTCATgggatccttcttaccccaagttatcTAAATACAAATTCAACGTCAGTATGGTGGAATTGGTGTCAGCCttgagaaacatcaaagaagcacgGTTCTTGAG ATACAACGTAGAACCCTCGAAAGCAGGAGAGGAACTACCATGCCAAATGATCAATATGATCTTTGGAGGGAATGAGATAAACAGGGTCACCTTTTCGGTGgcaaagaagatgaaagtatcaATAACTACAAGCAAAAGGCTCCAAGAAGATGACATCACTTTTAATGAGGACGACGCAGACGGATTGCTActactg